A genomic window from Anthocerotibacter panamensis C109 includes:
- a CDS encoding murein hydrolase activator EnvC family protein — translation MGRLLVVLAILLGLGMVVQASPESLTSLQTRQQQAAQRLVRARQQSRELKRKESSVRGSLAGTRKNLSLTQTRLTVTQTQLTQAQQHLATLQTRLTRLEAQHDIQQAASVERLRYLQRYSSAEQWWTLLLTSTSINDFADRQRQLVRLLSQDRALLVSLQNQTQQVLQVRRAVTAQKATIARIKSQLVSQKDAFQKTALVQTRQLNSLTQQRLAYERTERQLERDTRKLTGIIRRLLEERQRQNPLPNSLGTGRFTMPIPGRLTSNFGWRIHPIFRSRRFHAGVDFAAPIGTLIGAADGGVVIWAGWYGGYGNAVIIDHGEGLATVYGHTSRVLVHVGQRVQKGQKIAAVGSTGVSTGPHLHFEVRKQGQVVNPIPYLH, via the coding sequence ATGGGTCGGCTGCTCGTTGTGTTGGCTATTTTACTCGGGCTGGGGATGGTGGTGCAGGCGTCCCCGGAGTCCCTAACCAGTCTTCAGACCCGTCAACAACAGGCTGCCCAACGGCTGGTACGGGCTCGCCAACAATCTCGGGAACTGAAGCGCAAAGAGTCCTCTGTGCGCGGCTCTTTAGCCGGGACCCGCAAGAACCTTTCGCTTACACAGACGCGCCTCACGGTCACCCAGACACAACTCACCCAGGCGCAGCAACACCTCGCCACGCTCCAGACGCGCCTTACCCGCCTTGAGGCCCAGCACGATATTCAGCAGGCCGCCAGTGTCGAGCGGCTACGCTATCTCCAGCGCTACAGTTCGGCTGAGCAGTGGTGGACGCTGCTGTTGACCAGTACCAGCATCAATGATTTTGCCGACCGTCAGCGCCAACTGGTGCGGCTGCTAAGCCAGGACCGCGCCCTATTGGTCAGCCTCCAAAATCAGACCCAGCAGGTGCTCCAGGTCCGTCGTGCTGTGACAGCGCAAAAGGCCACGATTGCCCGGATCAAGTCCCAATTGGTCTCTCAAAAAGATGCCTTCCAGAAAACCGCTCTGGTCCAAACTCGCCAACTCAACTCCCTGACCCAGCAACGGCTGGCCTACGAGCGGACGGAACGCCAACTAGAACGGGACACCCGCAAACTGACCGGGATCATCCGCCGCCTGTTAGAAGAGCGGCAGCGCCAAAACCCGCTCCCCAACTCCTTGGGCACGGGGCGCTTCACCATGCCGATTCCCGGTCGGCTCACCAGTAACTTCGGCTGGCGTATCCACCCGATTTTCCGCTCGCGGCGCTTCCACGCGGGGGTGGACTTTGCCGCACCCATCGGAACCCTCATTGGGGCGGCGGACGGCGGTGTAGTCATCTGGGCAGGTTGGTACGGCGGCTACGGCAATGCCGTTATCATCGACCATGGGGAGGGACTCGCCACGGTCTACGGCCACACGAGCCGGGTCCTGGTCCACGTCGGTCAAAGGGTCCAGAAGGGCCAAAAAATCGCCGCCGTAGGCTCCACCGGGGTCTCCACCGGGCCGCATCTGCACTTTGAGGTCCGCAAGCAGGGCCAAGTCGTCAATCCGATTCCTTACTTACACTGA
- a CDS encoding PBECR2 nuclease fold domain-containing protein, with translation MDAPQASQAPEARNESEVRAIFTKVLGGDRGCFIDPTGEPIWIDQTIVDHILEKEKRLDGREKVFPFIPEVIQDPFEVWVSSARNEETDEIGVRRRYVKYLAIDKPKYVALVVQKVGDLWIGFTVFRGTKASTLNNLRKGTLIWGRELVPKDTPSPLFPDSSVLVEP, from the coding sequence ATGGATGCTCCTCAAGCATCTCAAGCACCAGAAGCCAGAAATGAATCAGAGGTGAGAGCTATTTTTACCAAAGTATTGGGAGGAGATAGGGGATGCTTTATTGATCCTACGGGTGAACCGATATGGATCGACCAAACTATTGTTGATCACATCCTGGAAAAAGAAAAACGGCTTGATGGGCGCGAAAAAGTCTTTCCCTTCATCCCCGAAGTTATCCAAGACCCCTTCGAGGTATGGGTTTCATCTGCCCGTAACGAAGAAACTGATGAGATCGGAGTGCGCCGTCGCTATGTCAAGTATCTTGCTATAGACAAACCAAAATACGTGGCTCTGGTAGTTCAGAAAGTTGGGGACTTGTGGATTGGATTCACGGTATTCCGAGGAACAAAAGCTTCAACCTTGAATAATTTAAGGAAAGGTACGCTTATCTGGGGTAGGGAACTGGTACCTAAAGACACGCCCTCTCCCTTGTTCCCTGATTCGTCGGTTCTTGTCGAGCCTTAA
- a CDS encoding site-specific integrase: MSFDSRIDPKILQSNNRLKAARIGVRLYRKEERLLLRATFPPRPGSGRTQPHQQWLALGVYANTEGLKHAEALAKTIGGQLARQAFDWTPYLAPRQQPLDQRPLLEQLEAFQTHFLAQRGGHSASTLRSVYVPYFKQLQQTAHLYPQLDLSAWVEKTLQQIPAQTRGRQLACTAFKGLLNFLGHPTEHIAQYRGSYNQRRVVPRQLPDDAAIVHWFQAIPNPEWRLVYGLLATFGLRPHECFFVDLNRLRSEPGTLWVGADTKTGARETWPFYPEWVEQFQLCTGALPAISRTTTLKTIGTKVNTQFRRYGVPFHPYLLRHAWAVRTIHFGLDSSIAAPMMGHSVQVHTGVYHYWLTRRDQQTAVERALQTGSPSPPVRPYP; encoded by the coding sequence ATGTCCTTCGACAGTCGCATCGACCCTAAAATCCTCCAAAGTAATAACCGGCTCAAGGCTGCCCGCATCGGAGTCCGCCTCTATCGCAAAGAAGAACGCCTACTTCTGAGGGCGACGTTCCCCCCCCGCCCCGGTTCCGGGCGCACCCAACCCCATCAACAGTGGCTTGCCCTCGGGGTCTACGCCAATACTGAGGGACTCAAACACGCTGAAGCCCTAGCTAAGACGATAGGCGGTCAACTCGCCCGTCAGGCTTTTGACTGGACACCCTATCTCGCCCCCCGCCAGCAACCCCTTGACCAGCGTCCCCTCCTGGAGCAACTCGAAGCCTTCCAGACCCACTTCCTGGCCCAGCGTGGGGGGCACAGTGCCTCGACCCTGCGCTCGGTATATGTCCCCTACTTCAAGCAACTCCAACAGACCGCCCACCTTTACCCCCAACTTGATCTGAGTGCTTGGGTCGAGAAAACGCTCCAGCAGATCCCCGCCCAGACCCGAGGCCGTCAACTGGCCTGCACTGCGTTCAAAGGCTTGTTAAACTTTTTGGGTCATCCTACCGAACACATCGCCCAATATCGCGGCAGCTATAACCAGCGCCGCGTCGTCCCACGCCAATTGCCCGACGATGCCGCCATCGTTCACTGGTTTCAAGCTATTCCCAACCCTGAATGGCGGCTGGTCTACGGACTGCTCGCCACTTTTGGTCTTAGGCCCCACGAGTGCTTCTTTGTGGACCTCAACCGCTTGCGTAGCGAGCCGGGAACCCTGTGGGTCGGGGCTGACACCAAAACCGGAGCGCGCGAGACTTGGCCTTTTTATCCCGAGTGGGTCGAGCAATTCCAACTGTGTACAGGAGCATTGCCCGCTATCTCGCGCACTACGACCCTCAAGACCATCGGCACCAAAGTCAATACGCAGTTCCGGCGCTATGGCGTGCCCTTCCATCCCTATCTCTTGCGCCATGCCTGGGCGGTGCGGACCATTCACTTTGGCCTGGATAGTTCCATCGCCGCCCCCATGATGGGCCATAGCGTCCAGGTACATACTGGGGTCTATCACTACTGGCTAACCCGCCGCGACCAGCAAACCGCCGTGGAACGAGCCCTGCAAACAGGAAGCCCCAGCCCACCCGTGAGACCCTATCCATAA
- a CDS encoding response regulator gives MPKHRVLVIDDSFMVRKSLVDQLAGNRFEVFEAKDGPSGLDEALRVNPDVILLDFVMPGMNGFEVYQALRQQPQFANTPVIVISSSREEVIKKFGQPFIGFDFLPKQFTREQLEERIDAVLPMVSSQAKLISGSKSPYELVLSRLEQVEDRFSLEFNRLNEPLDQLAAIVRDLGPWVEHTAGLEERLGVLEQAPPPDLAPLTARLETLTDPIPTFLARLDTLEERLSTPTPADPVLLEHLQALKQSLNRPTPTDRTDEILNRLRTLEQALSPSSTPDRSHEILSGIAALEQRLMALPNPTAILLERLQTLEQSLNRPVALDRTDEVIEHFRALEARLERTTGNEWAGIAERLDRLSQIMQPRPELEPLLERLEMLEKKPPSSATSLSWGILLLTVVNAALLVFSLTR, from the coding sequence GTGCCGAAGCATAGGGTCTTAGTCATCGACGATAGTTTTATGGTCCGCAAGTCTCTGGTGGACCAACTGGCAGGCAATCGCTTTGAAGTTTTTGAGGCCAAGGATGGACCTTCGGGCTTAGATGAGGCGCTGCGGGTCAACCCCGATGTGATCCTGCTGGATTTTGTCATGCCAGGGATGAATGGCTTTGAGGTGTATCAAGCGCTGCGTCAGCAACCCCAATTCGCCAACACCCCTGTAATTGTGATCTCCAGTAGCCGTGAGGAAGTCATCAAAAAATTTGGTCAGCCCTTTATCGGCTTTGACTTTTTGCCCAAACAGTTCACTCGAGAGCAATTGGAAGAGCGCATTGATGCGGTCCTGCCCATGGTTTCGTCTCAGGCTAAGCTGATTTCAGGGAGCAAGAGCCCCTATGAACTCGTGCTCTCCCGGCTGGAGCAAGTCGAGGACCGGTTTAGCCTCGAATTCAATCGTCTCAACGAACCGCTGGACCAACTGGCAGCGATCGTCCGGGATCTAGGACCTTGGGTGGAACATACGGCAGGCTTGGAGGAGCGTTTGGGCGTGCTAGAGCAGGCTCCGCCGCCGGACCTTGCTCCTCTGACAGCGCGCCTTGAAACCCTGACCGATCCCATCCCGACCTTCCTAGCTCGGCTCGACACGCTAGAAGAACGGCTGAGTACCCCGACGCCCGCTGACCCGGTGCTGCTGGAGCACCTCCAAGCGCTGAAACAATCCCTCAACCGTCCAACCCCGACCGACCGCACCGACGAAATCCTCAACCGCTTGCGTACTCTGGAACAAGCGCTCAGTCCGTCCAGCACTCCAGACCGCAGCCATGAAATTCTCAGTGGGATCGCAGCGCTGGAGCAGCGGTTGATGGCGCTGCCCAACCCCACCGCTATCTTGCTAGAGCGCCTACAGACTCTGGAGCAGTCCCTCAACCGCCCTGTGGCTCTGGACCGCACCGATGAAGTGATCGAGCATTTTCGCGCACTGGAGGCTCGTCTGGAGCGGACCACCGGGAACGAATGGGCAGGGATCGCAGAGCGCCTCGACAGGTTGTCTCAGATCATGCAGCCCCGCCCCGAGCTTGAACCGCTACTGGAGCGGCTGGAGATGTTGGAGAAGAAGCCCCCCTCCTCCGCCACCTCGCTCTCTTGGGGCATCCTCCTCCTCACGGTAGTCAACGCAGCTTTGCTGGTTTTTTCACTGACCCGCTGA
- a CDS encoding sensor histidine kinase — protein MQIAPPLAAEVSLARTTAKAGLPAVSWHLETLCRKQMALLASQPSVVCVRLAYRDAQVDQRQHLTEYAPGAATLAHLEGETWLPTPLNALEIQEIALECDLGPAYFCALWEREQDPEYLLVLARAPLTPTLQQFIQNTVTSLRGHLTLYAESVRQRQEVHLLEQVVQRLGHQLRNPLALIALYAENLRRGLPEGSAREQAQLIGETVGDLSTDLTKLIYCSQSTCLCTAPQDLRLVLTDCIQGLQPWLTAKQIQVHYPKTPVLVAVDRLQIKQVFDNLLHNALYFSPEQGVITWHWQVSQEEVAIDLADQGPGLSPEDLAQVFTPFYTRRPGGTGLGLAVARKIVLDHQGRLWASNLPEGGAQFSLTLPHQRIP, from the coding sequence ATGCAAATCGCACCACCGCTAGCTGCTGAAGTGAGTTTGGCTAGGACAACAGCCAAGGCTGGCTTGCCCGCAGTTTCCTGGCACCTAGAAACCCTGTGTCGCAAGCAGATGGCTCTGTTGGCTTCTCAACCTTCTGTGGTCTGTGTCCGGTTGGCCTACCGCGACGCCCAGGTGGACCAACGGCAACACCTGACCGAATATGCTCCAGGAGCCGCTACGCTGGCCCATCTGGAAGGTGAAACTTGGCTGCCCACGCCCCTAAACGCTTTGGAGATCCAGGAAATCGCCCTTGAGTGTGATCTGGGGCCTGCGTATTTCTGCGCCCTCTGGGAACGAGAGCAGGACCCCGAATATCTGCTCGTCCTGGCTAGAGCGCCGCTTACACCCACACTCCAGCAGTTTATTCAGAATACTGTGACCTCCTTGCGAGGGCACCTCACGCTCTATGCAGAGTCTGTGCGCCAACGCCAAGAGGTGCATCTGCTCGAACAGGTCGTCCAACGGCTGGGTCATCAGTTGCGCAATCCCCTTGCTCTGATTGCCCTCTATGCCGAAAACCTACGCCGGGGTCTACCCGAAGGGAGCGCCCGCGAGCAAGCGCAGCTGATCGGTGAGACGGTAGGAGACCTCAGTACCGACCTGACCAAACTCATTTACTGTAGCCAGAGCACCTGTCTATGTACCGCCCCGCAGGACTTGCGCTTGGTGCTCACCGACTGTATTCAGGGTCTACAGCCCTGGCTAACAGCCAAACAAATCCAAGTCCACTACCCCAAGACGCCTGTCCTCGTCGCGGTGGACCGCCTACAAATCAAGCAGGTCTTCGACAATCTCCTGCACAACGCCCTGTACTTCAGCCCGGAGCAGGGGGTTATCACCTGGCACTGGCAGGTCTCGCAAGAGGAAGTCGCCATTGACCTTGCGGACCAAGGACCGGGGCTCTCCCCTGAGGACTTAGCACAGGTCTTTACGCCTTTTTACACACGACGACCGGGGGGGACCGGCTTGGGGCTAGCGGTCGCCCGCAAGATCGTCTTGGACCATCAAGGTAGGCTCTGGGCCTCCAACTTGCCGGAGGGCGGGGCACAATTTTCCTTGACCCTACCGCACCAGAGGATCCCTTGA
- a CDS encoding B12-binding domain-containing radical SAM protein, protein MADVVLIYPFVYRESPRRKLWLFPSLGQGHITAYLREKGYTVRYLDCTFRGTEWAVEEARKEKPLVVGVYCMVTLQEDALYLAKRLREVLAPKTLLFAGGPMPSGNPKAFLGDFDGVMRGEGELLWVDLMERLTTGRDYTQLEGLCTLDRQGSLVGNQKSPLIPKDVLTQLPMPARDIYDHALYQAYWQSKFGYTQTPVFTARGCPYGCEYCDQPIFGYTYREHSVEQVLADIESALSYGYSHIWFADDIFMLNWQRALKVCEEIQHRGLDFKWDCLGRVDVNRKVFDRMAAAGCRRIFFGIESGSQRVLQQMGKRFSPEVARQALLDANEVGIRAAAFFQVGYPGETTEDILATLHLIATLPLDYLSFTITYPLPGTKLFDRVVAEERLLPEERQEWKRAGHNVVTYKADHSQFKLRWAIYAGRARFLAERYMGTWGQVLGRVITDTTDRVLPLLS, encoded by the coding sequence ATGGCTGATGTCGTTCTGATCTATCCTTTTGTCTATCGTGAGTCCCCCCGCCGTAAGCTTTGGCTTTTTCCCTCTTTGGGGCAGGGGCACATCACCGCCTATCTCAGAGAGAAGGGCTATACCGTCCGTTATCTCGACTGCACCTTCCGGGGGACCGAGTGGGCGGTGGAAGAAGCCCGCAAGGAGAAACCCTTGGTCGTGGGCGTGTATTGCATGGTGACCCTCCAGGAAGATGCCCTGTATCTGGCAAAGCGCCTGCGCGAAGTCCTAGCTCCTAAGACCCTGCTCTTTGCTGGCGGACCGATGCCCTCCGGGAATCCCAAGGCGTTTTTGGGTGACTTTGACGGGGTGATGCGCGGTGAAGGGGAACTGCTGTGGGTGGACCTGATGGAGCGGCTCACCACCGGGCGCGACTACACCCAACTCGAAGGGCTGTGTACCTTGGACCGGCAGGGCTCCTTGGTCGGCAATCAAAAATCCCCCCTCATCCCCAAAGACGTCCTCACCCAACTGCCCATGCCCGCGCGCGATATTTATGACCATGCCCTCTATCAAGCCTACTGGCAAAGCAAATTCGGCTACACCCAGACTCCAGTATTTACCGCTCGCGGCTGCCCCTACGGCTGCGAATACTGCGACCAGCCCATTTTTGGATACACCTACCGGGAGCACAGCGTCGAACAGGTCCTCGCCGACATCGAGAGCGCCCTCTCCTACGGCTATTCCCATATCTGGTTTGCCGACGATATTTTTATGCTCAACTGGCAGCGGGCGCTCAAGGTCTGTGAAGAGATCCAGCACCGGGGGTTGGACTTTAAGTGGGATTGTCTGGGGCGTGTGGACGTCAACCGCAAGGTCTTTGACCGCATGGCAGCGGCGGGCTGTCGGCGCATCTTTTTTGGCATCGAGTCCGGGAGTCAGCGGGTGCTCCAGCAAATGGGCAAGCGCTTTAGCCCCGAGGTAGCCCGTCAAGCGCTTTTGGATGCCAATGAAGTAGGAATTCGGGCGGCGGCATTCTTTCAGGTGGGCTATCCCGGTGAAACAACCGAAGACATCCTCGCCACCTTGCACCTCATCGCCACGCTACCTTTGGACTACCTGAGCTTCACGATTACCTATCCCCTACCGGGCACCAAACTCTTTGACCGGGTAGTAGCGGAGGAGCGTCTACTGCCGGAGGAGCGCCAGGAATGGAAGCGAGCGGGGCACAATGTCGTCACCTACAAGGCGGACCATTCTCAGTTCAAGCTGCGTTGGGCCATCTATGCCGGACGCGCCCGCTTTCTCGCTGAACGCTATATGGGAACTTGGGGGCAGGTGTTGGGACGTGTCATCACGGATACCACCGACCGGGTTTTGCCGTTACTTTCTTGA
- a CDS encoding PPK2 family polyphosphate kinase: MAPPFQVFPGTQVDLNRLSADETNGLTQQEAQVQLSDFALQLETLQELLYVACQHSVLVVLQGLDTSGKDGTIKQVMTALNPQGVEVYSFKVPTQEEADHDFLWRVHRATPRRGGFTIFNRSHYEEVLVQRAHGHMSRETCQARFEHINHFEQLLCDEGTILFKFFLHISKGEQKKRLQKREEDPTKSWKLAVGDWQERAYWDHYVAAYEDIFSACSENPWYVIPANRKWYRNWAVAKVLVNGLERYRLDWSKALLERGEQARSHLETWRREQVPKM; this comes from the coding sequence ATGGCACCTCCTTTTCAAGTCTTTCCTGGAACCCAGGTTGACCTCAACCGCCTGAGCGCCGATGAAACCAACGGGCTCACCCAGCAAGAAGCCCAAGTCCAGTTGAGCGACTTCGCCCTCCAACTGGAGACCTTGCAAGAATTGCTCTATGTCGCCTGCCAGCACTCGGTTCTGGTTGTCCTTCAGGGACTCGACACCAGCGGTAAAGATGGCACGATCAAGCAGGTCATGACCGCGCTCAATCCTCAAGGCGTCGAGGTCTACTCCTTCAAAGTCCCCACGCAGGAGGAAGCTGACCACGATTTTCTGTGGCGTGTCCACCGCGCTACCCCGCGCCGGGGCGGGTTCACTATTTTTAACCGTTCCCACTATGAAGAGGTTCTGGTACAGCGTGCCCATGGTCACATGTCGCGGGAGACCTGTCAGGCTCGCTTCGAGCACATCAATCATTTTGAGCAGTTACTCTGTGACGAGGGGACCATCTTATTTAAATTCTTTCTGCATATCTCCAAGGGTGAACAAAAAAAACGCCTCCAGAAACGCGAGGAAGACCCCACCAAATCCTGGAAATTGGCAGTGGGTGACTGGCAAGAACGAGCCTATTGGGACCATTACGTGGCAGCCTATGAGGATATCTTCAGCGCCTGTAGCGAAAACCCATGGTACGTGATCCCTGCCAACCGCAAGTGGTACCGCAACTGGGCCGTAGCCAAGGTCTTGGTCAACGGACTAGAGCGCTACCGCCTAGACTGGAGCAAAGCCCTTTTGGAGCGCGGTGAACAAGCGCGCTCCCACCTGGAAACCTGGCGGCGCGAACAGGTCCCAAAGATGTAA
- a CDS encoding AEC family transporter yields MDLATLLKLYLPLLGWGLFGWLLSWVVPKWAPRILGLGLFWVGVPLVIFNFLRRADLTGPVWLAGVVAMVAVTWGLCLGGGWLVWGRQGFSRQAQGSFLLTATMGNTGYLGFPVILALAPQYFGWAVLYDVVGTVWGNFGGAVLASYHGQGRVVWNRLLRDVGFNPVLWAFALTYLTRSWPAPLAVMAFIDPVAHAIILLTLVLLGLRLGGMTDGRPLSQILPALGIKMFLVPLGVALGCLWLGWQGGMLEVVVLQAGMPSAFSTLLLSEAYGLDQELTAVIIALGTLVVMATLPLWLWWLN; encoded by the coding sequence ATGGACCTCGCCACACTTTTGAAGCTCTACCTCCCTTTGCTGGGTTGGGGGTTGTTTGGTTGGCTCCTGAGCTGGGTCGTCCCCAAATGGGCTCCCCGGATACTGGGACTGGGGCTGTTCTGGGTGGGAGTGCCCCTGGTTATCTTCAACTTCCTGCGTCGGGCGGATCTGACCGGTCCGGTCTGGCTGGCTGGAGTCGTGGCAATGGTGGCGGTGACTTGGGGCTTGTGTCTGGGTGGGGGATGGTTGGTTTGGGGGAGGCAGGGATTCTCCCGGCAAGCTCAGGGGAGTTTTTTGCTCACCGCCACGATGGGCAACACGGGCTACTTGGGTTTCCCGGTCATTCTGGCCCTAGCTCCACAGTATTTTGGCTGGGCGGTACTCTACGATGTCGTCGGGACAGTCTGGGGCAACTTCGGGGGGGCCGTGCTGGCTAGTTATCATGGGCAGGGACGGGTAGTCTGGAATCGGCTGCTGCGGGATGTCGGGTTCAATCCAGTGCTCTGGGCTTTTGCCCTGACTTATTTGACGCGCTCCTGGCCTGCTCCGCTCGCGGTCATGGCCTTCATCGACCCTGTGGCCCACGCTATCATCCTGCTGACGCTGGTGCTGTTGGGGCTACGGCTGGGTGGGATGACGGACGGCAGGCCCTTGAGCCAGATTTTACCCGCCTTGGGGATCAAAATGTTCCTTGTGCCCTTGGGAGTCGCGCTGGGCTGCTTGTGGCTGGGCTGGCAAGGCGGCATGTTGGAGGTGGTGGTACTCCAAGCGGGGATGCCCTCGGCTTTTTCAACCCTCTTGTTAAGCGAAGCCTACGGCCTTGACCAGGAACTGACCGCTGTGATCATTGCTCTGGGGACCCTGGTCGTCATGGCGACCCTGCCGCTGTGGTTGTGGTGGCTGAACTAA
- a CDS encoding histidine triad nucleotide-binding protein produces the protein MATLFERIIAREIPADIVYEDDLSLAFRDINPQAPVHLLVIPKKPLPQVEQMTEADKPLLGHLLWVANQVAAQQGLTNGYRLVVNNGNDGGQTVYHLHVHLLGGRFMGWPPG, from the coding sequence ATGGCAACCCTGTTCGAGCGGATCATCGCCCGAGAGATCCCGGCGGATATTGTCTATGAGGACGACCTGAGTCTGGCCTTCCGAGACATCAATCCCCAAGCCCCGGTCCACCTCCTGGTGATTCCTAAGAAGCCCCTGCCCCAAGTCGAACAGATGACCGAGGCGGACAAACCCCTCTTGGGTCATCTACTGTGGGTAGCCAACCAAGTAGCGGCGCAACAGGGGCTGACCAACGGCTACCGCTTGGTCGTCAACAATGGCAACGACGGGGGCCAGACGGTCTACCACCTGCATGTCCACCTGCTTGGGGGCCGCTTCATGGGCTGGCCTCCGGGCTGA
- a CDS encoding surface-adhesin E family protein — MIASSSVQAADWVLVEPTQASNYYVDPTRIEVIGALRRFWIKVSNHQEEQIAGQSVKSYVLYATAHCGHSTYGETQILLYNRSGREVVRRNTPLVARRAAPGTAMNALIQFACHPKSTKFKGPQT, encoded by the coding sequence ATGATTGCTTCCTCCTCAGTCCAGGCAGCGGATTGGGTGCTGGTCGAGCCCACCCAAGCATCCAACTACTACGTAGACCCGACCCGTATTGAAGTGATCGGGGCACTACGCCGCTTTTGGATCAAGGTCAGTAACCATCAGGAGGAGCAGATCGCAGGCCAGAGCGTCAAATCCTACGTCTTGTACGCTACAGCTCACTGCGGACACAGCACCTATGGCGAGACCCAAATCCTCCTCTACAACCGGTCAGGACGTGAGGTCGTCCGCAGGAATACGCCTCTTGTCGCACGACGGGCTGCCCCTGGAACCGCCATGAACGCGTTGATCCAGTTCGCGTGCCATCCGAAGAGTACGAAATTTAAAGGGCCACAGACTTAA
- a CDS encoding DUF3727 domain-containing protein: MSEILTLTDEMNRTLKCELLQEIPLKDKTYGLVLPQGTPVRIMAWTDGGDDDEPTLEDLDDEEIAKILPTARAVLAEQDLKLLDSAFVLVVIGDVPEADEDSDEVYTISEDDEEEEEDYQLVREFFVEERHYAVFSPVDPLFLFVDLTEAPPRMLSPDETKELMPAFEDVLFENADN, encoded by the coding sequence ATGAGTGAAATTTTAACCTTGACCGATGAGATGAACCGCACCCTCAAGTGCGAACTGCTCCAGGAAATCCCGCTTAAGGACAAGACCTACGGCTTGGTGCTGCCCCAAGGGACGCCCGTGCGGATCATGGCTTGGACCGATGGCGGGGATGACGACGAACCGACGCTAGAAGACCTCGATGACGAAGAGATCGCCAAAATCCTTCCCACAGCCCGTGCCGTCCTGGCTGAACAAGACCTGAAGCTCCTCGACTCGGCCTTTGTACTGGTGGTCATCGGCGACGTGCCAGAGGCTGACGAGGACAGCGACGAAGTCTACACGATCAGCGAAGACGACGAGGAAGAGGAAGAAGACTATCAACTCGTGCGTGAGTTCTTTGTCGAGGAGCGCCACTACGCCGTGTTTAGCCCGGTTGATCCCTTGTTTCTCTTTGTGGACCTGACCGAGGCCCCACCCCGGATGCTCAGCCCCGACGAGACCAAAGAGTTGATGCCCGCCTTTGAGGACGTGTTGTTCGAGAATGCGGACAATTGA
- the ruvX gene encoding Holliday junction resolvase RuvX — protein sequence MVTVKPLRLSVLSLDVGSKRIGVAGCDETGLIATGLATVHRSRLATDLDQIRNLAEQRSAEAIVIGLPRNMNGTLGPQAERVQHFGSLLAERLNLPIYYEDERLTTVQAQKSLLAQNLPAMKRKALVDQQAAAFILQQWLNRRRWQQQEREDE from the coding sequence ATGGTCACGGTTAAACCGCTCAGGCTATCGGTTTTAAGCTTAGACGTTGGCTCCAAGCGTATCGGTGTGGCCGGGTGTGACGAGACAGGGCTAATCGCGACGGGGTTGGCCACGGTACACCGTAGCAGACTCGCGACCGACCTGGATCAAATCCGCAATCTTGCTGAGCAGAGGAGCGCCGAAGCCATTGTGATTGGTCTTCCCCGTAACATGAACGGCACCTTAGGCCCGCAGGCCGAACGTGTGCAGCACTTCGGGTCTCTGCTGGCTGAGCGTCTCAACCTGCCGATTTATTACGAGGATGAGCGCCTTACCACTGTCCAAGCCCAAAAAAGTCTCCTGGCCCAAAATCTCCCGGCCATGAAACGTAAGGCTCTGGTAGACCAACAGGCCGCTGCTTTTATTTTGCAACAGTGGCTCAACCGCCGTCGCTGGCAACAACAGGAGCGTGAAGATGAGTGA